The nucleotide sequence TAAGGCAGGGAAGCTGCACGTGTTTGTTTTCAAACCGCGCTGGTTTAAGTGAGTTCACAATGCCAGCAGAGACTCCAGCAACCCGCGGCCTCGGCCGTGGGATGGAGAGAGACCTGGCAGGCAGGCGCAGCCTTCCTTTCCCCCTAAGGCCCGGGGCTGTGAGTTGCCTGAACTCCAATGGGCCACACATCTGTAAAGCTGGGCTCCTGGCTTTACACCATATCCACTCAGTCCTCCTCCTCTTACTCCCTCCAGTCTGGGGGCTGGCACCCTGGCTGCTTTCACAGCCCCATGCTCCTAGGAGCTGTCCCCTGGCCTCTAGACAGAGCCAGAACCGAGATGTCAGGGGCTTGGCACTGGGGATTTTCTAGGGCTTGCCCTCCTTCTTTATTCAGCTTCAGGTCTGgatgtctctcctctctccttcctcctcccttctctgtcctcccttctccctctccctttcccctctctcctcttcctgtctccctccctcccatttctcccctctctccttaCCCCCTCCCTATAGATCTCCAGCACCCCATTTAGAGAAGTAGGAGCTATTTACTTGGACAGCCATTCTAAAGTCTTCACTCCAGTCTTCCCAAATATTAGTCAGCTTCCTTGTCTGCCAGTTGAGGCACTCCTGTTAAGCTCATTGCGCTTAAAGCGATGCAAACGCGATCGTTAGTGAAAAATGGCTTTGGCCCAGAGACCAGAAAGTGTGGGGTTTGTAGAGAGAAACCGGAGCCCAAGCTTTCTTATCCTAGTGACTTTTTTGGAGTTCTGCACAATGCATGGTATTTTGTTGCCAACGCATTATTTTCAGAGGAAATAACCTGTCTGATGGAGAGGCCAACATCCGTAAACAAAGGAGAGAGGTAGTGGCATTGACCTGTAGAGTTATGCCTTTGGGTATTTTGGTTAAAACACTGGGTCCCATGATGATAGAAATGCCGCCAACGGGTTCTATTCCTCCTTtgggttttctttcattttgtggaGCTCACACCTGAAACCTTCCTTTCTGCCAAAAGTAGAGGCCCGGCTCACTGCCCAGTTCACACTGCAGTCTAACCTAGAGCAGGACCCACCCGTGCCAGTTCCGAAATCCTAGAGCTGTAGAATCCTTTCACCTGACGGCCACCCCTTGCCAAATCTTCATGTTGACCTTGAGGCCGCAGGGAGAGGTGTTGGTTCTTGCCAGGACCAGGCCTTTCTTCCCAGCTAGCCTAGCAACTCGATGCCAAGTTAGCTAACCAGTCTGAGCGTTCCATAATGCGGGGATGGTCAGAGCTGACTGAGCTTTGCTTGGGCTCTTTGCCTTCCTCACCACTCCTCTGTGGACCTGGCACAAGtcactccttccctcctcccgGTGACAGTGAGCAAAGTGATTTGAGTACGAAGGTTCTAGTTCTCCTTCCCTAGAGGCCAGCGTCTGGTCAGGAACCTAGAAACCCTGAACTCCTGGCACAGGGCCCACCCCAGAAGAAACCTCTCGGCGACTTGGGTCTTTCTGTGTTTGAATATGAGGGCAAGGAGATTGATCTAGACTCTCCAGACACCTAGCTGATGTTGAAGAATTCCTCGCTACTGTGGGGCTTTCTCTGAACAGAAAGCTCAAACACAGCGTGCATTTACGCGCCTTCCCGAAAGACCAAGGCCTAAAGAACCCTTTTCATTTGGCGAGGGGCTTGCGGcaagggaggggaggggcgggaTTGGGTTGGGGTCTGCACACACCGGCCCGCCTCGCGGACTTGCCTGGCTGCTCAGCTTGGCCTCCAGCGACCGCGCCAACAAGGCGGTTGTCCTTTCCAGGACCGGAGAGTGGGGACGCCCCTTCCCCGCCCCCCGGCGTCCTCGGGGTCGGCGCCAGAGCCCCAGAGACCCGAAGGTTCTGGCTCAATGGCGGCCAGGCGGGCTCTGGGGCCTTCCCGGGCCAGGCCGAGTTAATGTGTGGAGGCGGCAGTGGGGAATGTGGGCGCCAAGGGAAGGGGTCCCCAAACTGCACAGGCGCGTTAGCCCCTGCCCAATGGCCTGTCTCGGATAGGACTGACTCTTTCAGCCCGGCCTCTCTCATCTGCCAACCTTGTCCGAAATCTAGACCCCAGCCCTGGTAAGTCGAGTTCTTCTGCCCACCGCTCCTGCACCTTTCCAGCGGCCGCGGCCCGCAACTGCGTGCGCGCGCGTGGCCTGAGGCGCGCGCCGCAGAGTTGGGGTGGATTTGGAGCAGCCACATCAATTCAGCCTTAGCTGCTGGGGTGTGTGAACTCTAAGGGCAGAATGGTCAGGGGTGTATTTGCTTTCCGCAgtgcagcctgagcaaaaaggcCCAGCCCCGCTCTCCTGAGTCCTCTCTGGCCCAGTGGACACCAAAGCTGTCTTTTCAAAGTAATCTTTCTGCGGGTCTCTAAAGGGTGGCGGGGCAGCGCGGAAGATTTGTCTCTTTCCTTGAATCGCAAAGGTCAACAAAATTTACTCCTGGTTTCTATTGGAATGTTGTGAAATGATCACTGTAATTACTATTTTAAAGTTAAGGTTTCTCTGCGTCATAGCTTCTCAAATATACATGCCTTTTGAGCACACTTTAACAATTACCTTGTGCACTAACACCACTCCCTTCTCACTGGAAAAACAATGTGTGTGCAGTTGTATTAGGACACACATGTCCCTAatgtgaagaaagaaggaaagaaagaaacagaatttctTGTTGGAGCTCCAGCTCTCCTTTATTGCTCTGTGAAAgatggatttttttgggggggaggggaagcaggGCGCTGGAAGAGGGCTTTTGAACCACTCTGCCCTGTTGCACGGGTCTGACCTTTGGCTGACACGGCCACGGAGCGGGCCGGTCGTTAACGAGGATTTGAGACATTAGACGTTCGAGCTGGGCGTGTAAACCCACGCTCTGAATCCAGATTTCACTGAAATTAGTGTTCTAGGAAATGATCTTTCTAAGTCTTAAGGCTTAACCAAGTGTCAGGCAGGCCCAGCCGATCCGCTGTATGAAAAGAGCAGCGAAGGAGAGCGGGTAAAAGGCACCTTCCTAGCCCCTCTCAATAGATAAATCATAAGAAACAAGGAGCACCACAAACTGCAAAACCTTCTTTGAATAATTTCTGAAACGCCTCAGGCCTCCACGTCGAGGCGATGCTTATAAATAAGGCTAATCTTCTAGGGAATTCCGTTCTGAGAAGTCCTAACACCAGGCAGTGTTGTGCAGACAGTGGCACAGTTATGgcaatactttttttctttctttctgttttactcTCAGGAGTGTGACTATTTATATTGGCCAGGCACTAGGGTACTTAGGGTGGGAATAGTCACAGGTTTTAAAGCCTTTTAAAAGTTGACGCGTCTCGATTTAATTCGGCTTGATTCATGCCCAGACTTTGGGGCCCAGAGAAGGCTGGCTGGCCACAAAGTCCCCTTCCTTGTCGCCGCGGGTGAACCTGCAGTGCCTGAGTCTCACAAATGGGATGGCAGCTGGAGACGTCTCTGTGGTGACGGGACAAGGAGGTCACTTGCTCAGAGAGTGTGGCGGGTCCCTTGGCATGTATTGTGATATCAACTCGGGGAAAGTGTCCTTTTATTGAATCAAGTTGTCACTAAAACTCTAACTTTCAAAAAACGAATCCccagaaaatgttttcttctcccCCCGCCCCAATTCCTCAAGAACAGAACCGCTAACTGCTCCCAATTGGAGAGAGGGAAGACCTCTCCGGCCAGGAGTTCCAGCCTCTCCCGGGTGGAagcgggagggggaagggaagtcGCGGTGTGGTTTTGTGCCCGCAACGCTCCGTAGCCTGCTTCCTTCAGCGGCTgcctggggagggagggaattCCCGCGGCCGCGCCGTTTTCCACACCTGAGTGTTGGCCTCCGCCTCCGGGTTTTGCCGGAGCCGTGTAGGGGTTATTCCTGGGACCCGAATTTATTACTGGAGAAAACGACAATAATCAGTTTTTTTTTACCTCAAATCTTTGCACAAGGagtctccctccaccccctcctgttCTCTGGCTGTAGCCAAAAAGATGGAAATTCAAGGAGAAAGGCAACtgctgtcattaaaaaaaaataacctaactTTGAAAGCAAGGAATCTGCGAAGAAAAACCAGTCTCAGAAACCTACGTTGAAGAAATAGAGACAGGACAGGGCGCATGAGAGCTTCAGGATTTTTCCAGACCCTGTTCGACTTGGACTCAGGTCCAAGAATGGGCCGAGGTCTCCCCAAAC is from Castor canadensis chromosome 17, mCasCan1.hap1v2, whole genome shotgun sequence and encodes:
- the LOC141418516 gene encoding uncharacterized protein, with translation MQTRSLVKNGFGPETRKCGVCREKPEPKLSYPSDFFGVLHNAWYFVANALFSEEITCLMERPTSVNKGERKLKHSVHLRAFPKDQGLKNPFHLARGLRQGRGGAGLGWGLHTPARLADLPGCSAWPPATAPTRRLSFPGPESGDAPSPPPGVLGVGARAPETRRFWLNGGQAGSGAFPGQAELMCGGGSGECGRQGKGSPNCTGALAPAQWPVSDRTDSFSPASLICQPCPKSRPQPWWESVCPGGYAVLAQDCLCYIIIQGGFWSSGHFAQVSGEGTRKEGKKDKRVSL